The following coding sequences are from one Triticum dicoccoides isolate Atlit2015 ecotype Zavitan chromosome 4A, WEW_v2.0, whole genome shotgun sequence window:
- the LOC119287001 gene encoding oxalate oxidase GF-2.8, protein MGCSKTLVAALFAMLFLASTVLATDPDPLQDFCVADLDGKAVSVNGHTCKPMSEAGDDFLFSSKLAKAGNTSTPNGSAVTELDVAEWPGTNTLGVSMNRVDFAPGGTNPPHIHPRATEIGIVMKGELLVGILGSLDSGNKLYSRVVRAGETFLIPRGLMHFQFNVGKTEASMVVSFNSQNPGIVFVPLTLFGSNPPIPTPVLTKALRVEAGIVELLKSKFAAGF, encoded by the coding sequence ATGGGGTGCTCTAAAACCCTAGTAGCTGCCCTCTTCGCCATGCTGTTCCTAGCTTCGACCGTCCTAGCCACCGACCCTGATCCTCTCCAGGACTTCTGCGTCGCCGACCTCGACGGCAAGGCGGTCTCGGTGAACGGGCACACGTGCAAGCCCATGTCGGAGGCCGGCGACGACTTCCTCTTCTCATCCAAGCTGGCCAAGGCCGGCAACACGTCCACTCCGAACGGCTCGGCTGTGACGGAGCTGGACGTGGCTGAGTGGCCCGGTACCAACACACTGGGTGTGTCCATGAACCGCGTGGACTTCGCGCCAGGGGGCACCAACCCGCCGCACATCCACCCGCGTGCCACCGAGATCGGCATCGTGATGAAAGGTGAGCTCCTCGTTGGAATCCTCGGCAGCCTTGACTCTGGGAACAAGCTCTACTCGAGGGTGGTGCGCGCCGGAGAGACGTTCCTCATCCCACGGGGCCTTATGCACTTCCAGTTCAACGTCGGTAAGACCGAGGCCTCCATGGTCGTCTCCTTCAACAGCCAGAACCCCGGCATCGTCTTCGTGCCCCTCACGCTCTTCGGCTCCAACCCGCCCATCCCAACGCCGGTGCTCACCAAGGCACTCCGGGTGGAGGCCGGGATCGTGGAACTTCTCAAGTCCAAGTTCGCCGCTGGGTTTTAA